One region of Rhodohalobacter mucosus genomic DNA includes:
- a CDS encoding mercuric reductase, whose amino-acid sequence MSQTFDYVILGTGQATGTLLGRLIPEGGTIAVIEGGRIGGSCVNYGCTPTKTLVASARAAHMARRGEEFGFKTGDITIDFDRVRERMNKIRNSSSNGLENWMKNTDSVTLFKGWGKFTGPKSIQAGEHTIKGETIFVNTGTRPFKPPLNGIDDVPWMDSAGLLDLKELPEHLVILGGGYIGCELGQVYRRLGSRVTILQRDNQLMPREDSDLAETVEEILQNEGIEVKKGTEAIGVSESDDGITVSLNNGKEVHGSHLLVAAGRRPNSTTINPDAAGIMLDKKGFIKVDDHCRTTAGNIFAVGDVNGEGAFTHTSVNDAEIVLDLLFCGDRAISKRNMIYSLFTDPPLGRVGMTEKEAVAAGYNVLRAIRPMSKISRAKEMGETQGFAKLLVDADTDLILGASILGPGGDEIINMFAAIMHSEIPCREYRKVVLVHPTVSELMPWVLDGLEPVS is encoded by the coding sequence ATGAGTCAAACATTTGACTACGTCATTTTGGGAACGGGTCAGGCCACCGGCACATTGCTGGGCAGGCTGATCCCGGAAGGAGGAACCATTGCTGTGATTGAAGGGGGGAGAATCGGCGGAAGCTGCGTCAATTACGGATGCACCCCCACAAAAACACTGGTGGCCAGTGCAAGGGCAGCACACATGGCACGCCGGGGGGAAGAGTTTGGATTTAAAACGGGCGACATTACGATTGACTTCGACCGTGTACGGGAGCGTATGAATAAAATTCGGAACAGCTCGAGCAATGGCCTTGAAAACTGGATGAAAAACACAGACTCCGTAACCCTGTTCAAGGGGTGGGGAAAATTCACGGGCCCCAAAAGCATACAGGCGGGAGAACATACCATAAAGGGCGAGACCATTTTCGTCAATACAGGTACACGGCCCTTCAAACCACCCCTAAATGGGATAGACGATGTTCCGTGGATGGACAGTGCCGGACTGTTGGACCTGAAAGAGCTCCCGGAACATCTGGTCATCCTCGGAGGCGGGTATATCGGCTGTGAACTGGGGCAGGTGTACAGACGGCTGGGCTCCCGGGTAACCATTCTGCAGCGCGATAATCAGCTGATGCCAAGAGAGGACAGCGACCTGGCGGAGACGGTTGAAGAGATTCTTCAGAATGAGGGTATTGAGGTGAAAAAGGGAACGGAAGCCATAGGAGTAAGCGAGTCAGATGACGGGATAACCGTAAGCCTGAATAACGGGAAGGAAGTTCACGGCTCACACCTTTTGGTAGCAGCCGGAAGACGCCCCAACAGTACAACGATAAATCCGGATGCTGCGGGTATCATGCTGGACAAAAAGGGTTTTATCAAGGTGGATGATCACTGCCGCACAACGGCGGGCAACATTTTTGCGGTCGGGGATGTTAACGGTGAGGGAGCATTTACCCATACGTCCGTGAATGATGCTGAGATTGTTTTGGATCTCCTTTTTTGCGGTGACAGGGCCATTTCAAAACGGAATATGATCTACAGCCTGTTTACCGACCCACCGCTTGGAAGGGTGGGTATGACCGAAAAAGAAGCCGTAGCCGCAGGATACAACGTGCTCAGGGCCATTCGTCCAATGAGCAAAATAAGCCGCGCAAAAGAGATGGGAGAGACTCAGGGATTTGCGAAGCTTCTTGTGGATGCGGATACCGACCTCATTCTGGGAGCCTCCATTCTGGGGCCCGGCGGCGATGAGATCATCAATATGTTTGCAGCCATTATGCACAGTGAAATACCCTGTCGTGAATACAGGAAAGTGGTTCTGGTGCATCCAACCGTGTCGGAACTGATGCCATGGGTTCTTGATGGCCTTGAGCCCGTTTCGTAA
- a CDS encoding NAD(P)-dependent alcohol dehydrogenase, with translation MKAALFRTYGVHESVVVGDTDTPEPKEHDILIRVKATTVTAVDALFRSGNEFFPRMATGIFKPKIKILGTELSGVVEKTGEKVTAFKKGDEVIADSGTRYGAHAEYVLVSDQDPVVHKPDYLPFKEAAAVTYGSLTALPFLRDHGKIKKGDRVLIIGASGSVGTYAVQLAKYYGAEVTGVTSSKNALLVKSLGADHIIDYRKTPLSDVSDQFDIIFDTVGKYSISSTRHLLRADGTYLTTVLSLRSVFDMLRTTRGNQKSILAFTGMRKSEEKAEDLRMIADLFKNHRLTAVIDRDFPLDDIHDAFDYVSQGHKAGNVVITI, from the coding sequence ATGAAAGCTGCACTGTTCAGAACCTACGGAGTCCACGAATCCGTTGTTGTGGGTGATACCGATACTCCTGAACCAAAAGAACATGACATCCTGATTAGGGTAAAGGCAACAACCGTAACCGCAGTGGATGCACTTTTCAGGTCCGGAAATGAATTCTTTCCCCGAATGGCCACAGGAATCTTCAAGCCGAAGATAAAGATACTGGGTACCGAACTTTCGGGAGTGGTAGAAAAAACAGGTGAAAAAGTCACAGCATTTAAAAAGGGTGACGAGGTAATCGCCGACAGCGGTACCCGCTATGGTGCTCATGCAGAGTACGTACTTGTTTCGGATCAGGATCCAGTAGTGCATAAACCTGACTACCTCCCCTTTAAGGAGGCCGCAGCTGTTACGTACGGTTCACTGACGGCTCTGCCCTTCCTGCGCGATCATGGGAAAATTAAAAAGGGCGACCGTGTATTAATTATCGGAGCTTCCGGAAGCGTGGGAACATATGCGGTACAGCTGGCAAAATATTACGGCGCAGAGGTCACCGGTGTTACCAGTTCCAAAAATGCCCTGCTGGTGAAATCACTGGGCGCCGATCATATTATTGACTACCGGAAAACACCTCTTAGTGACGTAAGCGACCAGTTTGATATTATCTTTGATACCGTCGGCAAATATTCGATCAGTTCAACCCGGCATCTTCTAAGAGCGGATGGCACCTATCTGACTACCGTTCTGAGCCTCCGTTCCGTATTTGATATGCTGAGAACGACCCGGGGCAACCAAAAAAGTATACTTGCCTTTACCGGCATGCGAAAGAGTGAGGAGAAGGCCGAAGACCTGCGAATGATCGCAGATCTGTTCAAGAACCACCGTCTCACAGCTGTTATTGACAGGGATTTTCCCCTCGATGACATCCATGACGCCTTTGATTACGTTTCACAGGGACATAAAGCAGGAAACGTCGTCATAACCATCTGA
- a CDS encoding amidohydrolase family protein — protein sequence MSLKKFTSILFVLLSVISFSGCIQFNESSTSQTVAITGATLFDGNGGEPVTQSVVVVSGGVIDCIGAEGDCYIPTGAEVVDASGQFIMPGMIDVHMHFFQTGFFDSRPDGMDLNDTYPFPEVAAYQQKNPERYYESYLCSGVTGVYDVGGASWSIAFQDHAENHPMAPHVAAAGPLITPAQGAPFDLPSDKVLVPLNTVDDGIKTVQYLSELGSTGIKFWQLDAGDEAFMSRVEAAAEEIERRGNQMIAHATTLEQAKAALRNNTKLLVHSVSDTEVDNEFIELALANGTVYNPTLIVSSGYLLAYRAAAGIEPFEIVDPNGCVDDKTRELMETASQFSDNPRFTDGFLNRIRNFDPETNRVNEIDEINLMKVYEAGIPVAVGTDAGNPGTLHGISIFDELEAMQDAGIPAEDLIVMATKNGAQAMRRLDDFGTLEEGKLANLLILNQDPSEDISNMRSIKEVMVKGAFFSEK from the coding sequence ATGTCATTAAAAAAATTCACGTCTATCCTGTTTGTTCTTCTAAGTGTGATATCCTTTTCAGGATGTATTCAGTTCAATGAAAGCAGTACGTCTCAAACGGTAGCGATCACGGGAGCCACGCTTTTTGATGGCAACGGTGGAGAGCCTGTAACCCAAAGTGTGGTTGTGGTTAGCGGAGGAGTGATTGATTGCATCGGTGCGGAGGGCGACTGCTATATTCCGACAGGAGCAGAGGTGGTTGATGCCTCCGGTCAATTTATCATGCCCGGCATGATCGACGTACACATGCACTTTTTTCAGACCGGCTTTTTTGACAGCCGTCCGGATGGAATGGACCTGAATGATACCTATCCGTTTCCCGAAGTGGCCGCCTATCAGCAGAAGAATCCGGAACGGTATTATGAGAGTTATCTCTGCTCCGGAGTTACCGGCGTATACGATGTTGGCGGAGCCTCCTGGTCCATAGCTTTTCAGGATCATGCCGAAAACCATCCCATGGCTCCGCACGTGGCTGCAGCGGGACCCCTGATTACACCGGCCCAGGGTGCACCATTCGATCTGCCCTCCGATAAAGTGCTGGTGCCGCTCAATACCGTGGATGACGGAATCAAAACTGTTCAGTACCTGTCGGAACTGGGAAGCACAGGCATCAAATTCTGGCAGCTTGATGCAGGGGATGAAGCATTCATGAGCAGGGTGGAAGCGGCGGCAGAAGAGATCGAAAGGAGAGGAAACCAGATGATTGCTCATGCCACCACTCTTGAACAGGCCAAAGCCGCACTTCGGAACAATACCAAACTGCTGGTGCACAGCGTGAGTGACACGGAAGTAGACAATGAATTTATTGAACTGGCCCTGGCTAACGGAACCGTTTATAATCCCACGCTAATTGTGAGCAGCGGATATCTCCTGGCCTACAGGGCCGCTGCGGGAATTGAGCCGTTTGAGATTGTGGATCCGAACGGCTGTGTGGATGATAAAACCAGGGAGCTGATGGAAACCGCGTCGCAGTTCAGCGATAACCCAAGATTTACGGATGGGTTTCTGAACAGAATCCGGAATTTTGACCCGGAGACAAACCGTGTGAATGAGATTGATGAAATAAATCTGATGAAAGTATATGAAGCCGGCATTCCCGTTGCGGTAGGCACCGATGCGGGCAACCCCGGAACACTGCACGGTATCTCCATCTTTGACGAATTGGAGGCCATGCAGGATGCAGGCATACCGGCGGAAGATCTGATCGTCATGGCTACCAAAAATGGTGCACAGGCGATGCGCCGCCTGGACGATTTCGGTACCCTTGAGGAAGGAAAACTGGCAAATTTATTGATTCTGAATCAGGATCCGTCTGAGGACATTTCGAATATGCGTTCAATTAAGGAGGTGATGGTGAAAGGGGCCTTTTTTAGTGAAAAGTGA
- a CDS encoding dimethylarginine dimethylaminohydrolase family protein: protein MKSTALTRNVSPLLAECELTHLNRSPIDIAKAAEQHQAYEKALETMGYTILRLPDLPDHPDGVFVEDTAFVLPEIAIIARPGAESRRAETDSMASVLEAYRVLHPITSPGTLDGGDVLVLGKTIYIGSSGRTNHHAIQQVAEITRPIGYKVVAVPVTGCLHLKTAVSAIEEDLILMNPEWIDPAIFEGCRSIPVHPSEPFGANVMRKNNTALTPISFPGTAEVLQKLGYDLLTVDQSELAKAEAGLTCCSVIVPHLS, encoded by the coding sequence ATGAAATCCACCGCTCTTACACGTAACGTGAGCCCTCTTCTTGCCGAATGTGAACTCACCCACCTGAACCGGTCACCTATTGATATAGCCAAAGCCGCAGAGCAGCATCAGGCCTATGAAAAAGCGCTCGAGACAATGGGCTATACTATTCTCCGGCTGCCTGATTTACCGGACCACCCCGACGGAGTATTTGTAGAGGATACGGCTTTTGTTCTTCCTGAAATTGCCATTATTGCCAGACCGGGAGCAGAATCGCGGCGGGCTGAAACAGATAGCATGGCATCCGTTCTTGAAGCGTATCGTGTTCTGCACCCCATCACAAGCCCCGGCACCCTTGACGGCGGGGATGTTTTGGTTCTGGGAAAAACGATCTACATCGGAAGCTCCGGCCGGACAAATCATCACGCTATACAGCAGGTAGCTGAAATCACCCGTCCGATCGGTTACAAAGTCGTCGCCGTTCCGGTTACCGGATGCCTGCATCTTAAAACGGCTGTATCTGCTATCGAAGAAGATCTGATCCTGATGAATCCTGAATGGATTGATCCTGCAATTTTTGAAGGATGCCGGTCCATTCCAGTTCACCCCTCCGAGCCGTTTGGCGCCAACGTGATGCGAAAGAATAACACCGCCCTCACTCCCATCTCTTTTCCGGGTACTGCCGAAGTATTGCAAAAACTTGGATATGATCTGCTTACCGTTGATCAGTCGGAGCTTGCCAAGGCTGAAGCAGGTCTTACGTGCTGCAGCGTAATTGTGCCTCATTTGTCCTAG
- a CDS encoding helix-turn-helix domain-containing protein: MNESSIAVLPFLNLSSDPDNEYFSDGVTEDVINALSGIKELKVSSRTSSFSFKNRQMDIRHIGNELGVATVLEGSIRKSGGRVRISAQLVRTDNGFQIWSGKFDRELKDIFALQDEISITIAEQIRENFGHFEINDHLIQAPTENIYAYNLYLKARYHHLKWDGAGIRTAVTLYEKCIKTAPEFSWPYFGLGFTYTMYGSWSGSPEMIDLAEQYLNKGFEIDSNSFLGYYGLATLHFWGRWDFKKGYDFYSKAIEANPSYTESEEGVAELCTAIGDFERAEHHAKNILQIDPLSPNHHFTIANIFYLQEDYEKALSSLLAAYRIDPHFTHAIEKIILCYIQLKRKTELESFLDKASKVDQPEAALLLYDLIHKSKSGSHVDSPANILRNGEGHVDLLPWNLILETQAGNHEEAMRILDDAVKAKRGQFMNFKSLPLLQPLHARKEFKVLTDSIFKKEKLPNVDDETETPLKIKNPLQLLSADEIAAASKKLHLLMKEDKAYLNASLSLRDVADTINLHPNKLSWLLNDHFYMNFNDYINSFRLEQFKEKATDPANGNYTLLGLAFESGFNSKSAFNDYFKKKTGLSPRKWLKSRL, encoded by the coding sequence ATGAATGAGTCCTCCATTGCAGTTCTGCCCTTTTTGAATTTGAGCTCCGACCCGGATAATGAATACTTCAGCGATGGAGTAACAGAGGACGTGATCAATGCGTTGAGTGGTATCAAAGAATTGAAGGTCTCTTCCAGAACCTCATCTTTTTCATTTAAAAACAGACAGATGGACATTCGCCATATAGGGAATGAACTTGGGGTTGCTACTGTACTGGAAGGCAGCATCCGTAAATCTGGCGGCAGAGTCAGAATCAGTGCTCAACTGGTTCGTACAGATAATGGTTTCCAGATTTGGTCCGGAAAATTTGACAGGGAGCTGAAAGATATTTTTGCGCTCCAGGATGAAATCAGTATCACAATCGCGGAGCAAATCAGGGAGAATTTCGGACATTTTGAGATCAATGATCATCTTATTCAGGCTCCAACGGAGAATATTTATGCTTACAATCTCTACCTGAAGGCACGTTACCACCACCTTAAATGGGACGGAGCAGGCATCCGCACAGCAGTTACCCTGTATGAAAAATGTATAAAAACCGCCCCCGAGTTTTCCTGGCCATACTTTGGTCTGGGATTTACGTACACCATGTATGGTTCCTGGAGCGGGAGTCCGGAGATGATAGATTTGGCCGAGCAATACCTTAACAAAGGTTTTGAAATTGACAGTAACTCTTTCCTGGGCTATTACGGTTTGGCAACCCTCCACTTCTGGGGACGCTGGGATTTTAAAAAGGGATATGATTTCTACTCGAAAGCCATCGAGGCAAATCCATCCTACACGGAATCTGAGGAAGGCGTTGCGGAATTATGTACGGCAATAGGTGATTTTGAGAGGGCTGAACATCATGCAAAGAATATCCTTCAAATCGACCCTCTTTCACCCAACCACCACTTTACAATCGCAAATATCTTCTATCTTCAGGAGGATTACGAGAAAGCTCTCAGCAGCCTGTTAGCTGCCTACAGAATCGATCCGCACTTTACACATGCTATTGAGAAAATTATCCTGTGTTATATCCAGTTGAAAAGAAAAACCGAACTGGAGTCTTTCCTTGATAAAGCTTCCAAAGTTGATCAGCCCGAGGCCGCACTTCTGTTATATGATCTCATTCACAAGTCAAAATCAGGTTCGCACGTCGATTCACCTGCAAATATTCTTCGTAATGGTGAGGGTCATGTTGACCTTTTACCCTGGAACTTGATTCTCGAAACCCAGGCCGGAAACCATGAAGAGGCCATGAGGATTCTTGACGATGCAGTAAAGGCAAAGCGGGGCCAATTCATGAACTTTAAATCATTGCCGCTTCTGCAGCCGCTGCATGCACGTAAAGAGTTTAAGGTTCTTACCGACAGCATATTCAAAAAAGAGAAGCTACCCAATGTAGACGATGAGACTGAAACCCCGTTGAAAATAAAAAATCCATTACAACTGTTATCAGCGGATGAAATTGCTGCAGCCAGCAAGAAATTACATCTGCTGATGAAGGAAGATAAAGCATACCTCAATGCAAGTCTTTCATTAAGGGATGTTGCGGATACTATAAATTTGCATCCCAACAAGCTTTCCTGGCTGTTGAATGATCATTTTTATATGAATTTTAATGACTACATCAACAGCTTTCGCCTCGAACAGTTTAAGGAGAAAGCGACAGATCCCGCTAACGGGAATTACACCCTGCTTGGCCTTGCTTTTGAAAGCGGATTCAATTCTAAGTCGGCATTCAATGATTACTTCAAAAAGAAAACCGGTTTATCCCCCCGTAAATGGCTTAAAAGCAGACTTTAG
- a CDS encoding Crp/Fnr family transcriptional regulator — protein MNQSDPHILNRFYSHPALSNESVERIISAHDKVQVTKGDFILRENQTSQHYYCLESGLMRAFAVNDQGREITTGFFSPGDIAIEVASLFLGTPTRENIHALTDCVCWRISLNTFQELFDTVHGFSEWGRTWMSGALFISKQRSLSMITDSATERYLVLQKEQPEIIRQAPLKYIASYLGVTDTSLSRIRKELGKGNE, from the coding sequence TTGAATCAGTCAGATCCTCATATACTCAATCGATTTTACTCTCACCCTGCACTCAGCAATGAAAGCGTAGAAAGAATTATATCTGCTCACGATAAGGTTCAGGTTACGAAAGGGGATTTTATTCTTCGTGAGAATCAAACCTCACAACACTACTACTGCCTTGAAAGCGGGCTGATGCGTGCTTTTGCTGTAAATGACCAGGGACGCGAGATAACGACGGGATTTTTCAGTCCGGGTGATATCGCCATTGAGGTAGCATCCCTGTTCCTGGGAACACCCACCAGGGAAAATATACATGCCTTAACGGACTGCGTCTGCTGGAGGATCAGCCTAAACACGTTTCAGGAGCTCTTCGATACTGTTCATGGCTTTTCAGAATGGGGTCGCACATGGATGTCGGGCGCTTTGTTCATATCCAAACAGCGATCATTGTCGATGATCACCGACTCGGCAACCGAACGGTACCTGGTTCTGCAAAAGGAGCAACCCGAAATTATTCGGCAGGCTCCCCTGAAATATATCGCAAGTTACCTGGGGGTTACCGATACTTCGCTTAGCAGAATCCGGAAAGAGCTGGGTAAGGGAAACGAATGA
- a CDS encoding helix-turn-helix transcriptional regulator, with product MGDKKITNKIRSLRFHANEMTQAELANKVGVTRQTINALEAAKYSPSLELAFKIARVFDLGLEDVFQYN from the coding sequence ATGGGAGATAAGAAAATCACAAATAAGATCCGTTCTCTGCGGTTCCACGCCAATGAGATGACCCAGGCAGAACTGGCAAATAAAGTGGGTGTTACACGTCAGACCATCAATGCCCTTGAAGCGGCCAAATACTCACCCTCCCTGGAGCTGGCTTTCAAAATCGCAAGGGTATTTGATTTGGGGCTGGAGGATGTCTTTCAGTACAACTGA
- a CDS encoding helix-turn-helix transcriptional regulator has translation MKNRLKVLRAERDFTQADLAEKLDVSRQTVNAIETGKYDPSLPLAFKISRLFGLPIEEIFEDQG, from the coding sequence ATGAAGAACAGACTGAAAGTACTGCGTGCGGAAAGGGATTTCACACAGGCCGATCTTGCTGAAAAGCTGGACGTTTCAAGACAGACGGTAAACGCGATTGAGACGGGCAAGTATGATCCCAGTTTGCCATTGGCGTTTAAAATCTCACGGCTCTTTGGTTTGCCGATTGAGGAGATCTTTGAGGATCAGGGGTAG
- a CDS encoding DUF4199 domain-containing protein produces the protein MKNRKTEVKWALIFIAASLGWMFIERLTGLHSTHIDKHMIYTNVFAVIAIAVYVFALLDKRKNDYSGVMTYKEGFISGLIITLIVALLSPVTQYLISAFIAPDYFPNIIEYTVSEGLMSREEAEGYFNLRSYIRQGVIGALVLGVITSAVVAFFTKGGTPKSETE, from the coding sequence ATGAAAAACCGTAAAACTGAAGTAAAATGGGCTCTTATCTTCATTGCCGCCTCTCTTGGGTGGATGTTCATAGAGCGGCTGACGGGACTGCACAGTACGCATATCGACAAACACATGATCTACACTAATGTTTTTGCGGTCATTGCGATTGCCGTTTATGTGTTTGCACTGCTTGACAAGCGAAAAAATGACTACAGCGGAGTAATGACGTACAAAGAAGGATTTATTTCGGGGCTAATCATCACCCTGATTGTTGCACTGCTGAGTCCGGTTACACAATACCTGATCTCTGCATTCATAGCGCCCGACTATTTTCCGAATATCATCGAGTATACGGTAAGTGAGGGATTGATGTCACGCGAGGAGGCAGAGGGATATTTCAATCTGAGGAGCTATATCCGGCAAGGGGTGATCGGAGCCCTGGTATTGGGAGTCATCACCTCAGCCGTTGTGGCCTTCTTTACGAAGGGAGGCACCCCCAAATCAGAAACAGAGTAA
- a CDS encoding VOC family protein — MKNPVNWFEIYVSDMDRARKFYEQVLNIQLDKLEVPGEMDDVNSFQMMSFPMVQDKPDASGALVKANGVEPGGNSVMVYFACDDCSNEENRVEEAGGKVLKSKFSIGEFGYVAMCMDSEGNTFGLHSNS; from the coding sequence ATGAAAAATCCCGTTAACTGGTTTGAGATTTATGTCAGCGACATGGATCGTGCCAGGAAATTCTATGAGCAGGTACTGAATATTCAGTTAGACAAGCTCGAGGTTCCGGGCGAGATGGATGATGTGAATTCCTTTCAGATGATGAGCTTCCCGATGGTTCAGGATAAGCCCGATGCAAGCGGAGCCCTGGTCAAGGCAAATGGAGTGGAACCGGGTGGCAACAGCGTGATGGTCTATTTCGCGTGCGACGACTGCAGCAATGAGGAGAACCGCGTTGAAGAAGCCGGAGGCAAGGTGCTGAAAAGCAAGTTCTCAATCGGTGAATTTGGGTATGTTGCTATGTGCATGGATAGCGAAGGCAATACATTTGGGCTTCATTCCAACTCCTGA
- a CDS encoding SRPBCC family protein, with amino-acid sequence MSRQIKQTYRIQRSTEDVFDALLTPSQICTWWFAQTAIVIPEKNGLYAITWGEDIDNPDYISIATISELIRPERLVLSDFQYHSKEGDLPFDTDLQLEFSLSKENGGTVITVLQTGFPEDESADGFYNSCVQGWTETMTSFLSVLKEKKL; translated from the coding sequence ATGTCCAGACAAATCAAGCAAACGTATCGCATTCAGAGAAGCACGGAAGATGTTTTTGATGCTCTCCTCACTCCCAGTCAGATTTGTACATGGTGGTTTGCTCAAACCGCAATTGTGATACCCGAGAAAAACGGGCTTTATGCAATAACCTGGGGTGAAGACATCGACAATCCGGACTACATCTCAATTGCGACGATTTCGGAGCTCATCAGACCTGAGCGACTCGTACTATCCGATTTCCAATACCATTCAAAAGAAGGAGACCTGCCATTTGATACAGATCTGCAGCTGGAGTTTTCACTTTCAAAAGAGAATGGAGGAACCGTAATCACCGTCCTGCAAACCGGTTTTCCTGAGGATGAGTCTGCCGACGGGTTCTATAACAGCTGTGTACAGGGCTGGACCGAGACCATGACGTCATTTCTGTCTGTACTGAAGGAGAAAAAGCTTTAA